Proteins found in one Populus alba chromosome 14, ASM523922v2, whole genome shotgun sequence genomic segment:
- the LOC118034206 gene encoding xanthotoxin 5-hydroxylase CYP82C4-like codes for MDPSPQLIAIALFFSCILLYNALIKKNSIKGNQIKEAPEPAGAWPVIGHLHLLGGGDQLLYRTLGAMADNHGSAFTIRLGSRRAFVVSSWEVVKECFTINDKALASRPTTVAAKHMGYNYAVFGFAPYSSFWREMRKIATLELLSNRRLEMLKHVRASEVDIGIRELYNSWANNSSSPVAVELKQWLEDLTLNVVVRMVAGKRYFGSAAASDDGEARRCQKAINQFFRLIGIFVVSDALPFLGWLDLQGHERAMKNTAKELDAILEGWLDEHRQRRVSAGIKDEGEQDFIDVMLSLKEGGQLSNFQYDANTIIKSTCLALILGGSDTTAGTLTWAISLLLNNRHMLKKAQEELDLHVGKERQVEDSDVKNLVYLQAIIKETLRLYPAGPLLGPREAMEDCKVAGYHVPAGTRLIVNVWKIQRDPRVWTNPSAFLPERFLTSHGDVDVRGQQFELIPFGSGRRSCPGVSFALQVLHLTLARLLHSFELATPMDQPVDLTESSGLTIPKATPLEAVLTPRLPPKLYGY; via the exons ATGGATCCTTCTCCTCAATTAATTGcgattgctttgtttttttcatgtatacTTCTCTACAATgcactgattaaaaaaaacagtattaAAGGTAACCAAATTAAAGAGGCTCCTGAACCAGCCGGAGCATGGCCAGTTATTGGCCATCTACATCTGTTAGGTGGGGGTGATCAGCTTCTTTACCGAACTCTTGGTGCAATGGCTGATAATCATGGTTCAGCATTCACTATCCGTCTCGGAAGTCGCCGGGCTTTTGTGGTGAGTAGTTGGGAGGTAGTAAAGGAATGCTTCACAATTAACGACAAGGCGCTAGCTTCACGTCCGACTACAGTTGCAGCAAAGCATATGGGCTACAACTATGCTGTTTTTGGATTTGCTCCATACAGCTCTTTCTGGCGTGAGATGAGAAAGATCGCAACCCTTGAACTTCTTTCTAACCGACGGCTTGAGATGCTTAAGCATGTTCGAGCTTCTGAAGTTGACATAGGGATAAGGGAGCTATACAATTCGTGGGCTAACAATAGCTCCAGTCCTGTGGCTGTTGAACTTAAACAATGGCTAGAAGACTTGACACTTAATGTGGTCGTCAGAATGGTGGCTGGAAAGCGTTATTTTGGTTCTGCTGCCGCCTCTGATGATGGAGAGGCAAGACGGTGCCAGAAGGCGATCAATCAATTCTTTCGTCTGATTGGTATTTTTGTGGTTTCAGATGCACTTCCATTTCTTGGGTGGTTAGATTTGCAGGGACATGAAAGGGCAATGAAGAATACAGCCAAAGAGTTGGATGCTATTCTCGAAGGCTGGCTGGATGAACATCGCCAAAGGAGAGTTTCTGCTGGAATCAAGGATGAGGGTGAGCAGGACTTCATCGATGTGATGTTGTCACTTAAAGAGGGAGGCCAACTGTCGAATTTTCAGTATGATGCAAATACCATCATCAAGTCTACCTGCCTA GCTCTTATCCTTGGTGGTAGTGACACCACAGCAGGCACACTAACCTGGGCCATCTCATTACTTCTGAACAATCGCCACATGTTGAAGAAGGCACAAGAAGAGCTAGACCTCCATGTTGGCAAGGAGCGGCAAGTTGAAGATTCAGATGTCAAGAATCTTGTTTATCTACAAGCAATCATCAAAGAAACCCTCCGACTATATCCAGCTGGTCCCTTGTTAGGACCCCGAGAAGCAATGGAGGATTGCAAAGTTGCTGGTTACCATGTCCCTGCTGGCACCCGCTTGATAGTAAATGTATGGAAGATTCAAAGGGATCCGAGAGTTTGGACAAATCCATCTGCATTCCTGCCAGAGAGGTTTCTCACTAGCCATGGAGATGTTGATGTTAGAGGCCAGCAGTTTGAACTCATTCCTTTTGGTTCTGGTAGGAGGTCCTGTCCAGGTGTGTCGTTTGCACTCCAAGTCCTTCACCTGACACTTGCCCGTCTTCTTCACTCTTTTGAATTGGCTACCCCAATGGACCAGCCTGTTGACTTGACTGAAAGTTCAGGTTTAACCATTCCAAAAGCTACCCCATTAGAGGCTGTTCTTACCCCACGCTTACCTCCCAAGCTCTATGGCTATTGA